Proteins found in one Zea mays cultivar B73 chromosome 1, Zm-B73-REFERENCE-NAM-5.0, whole genome shotgun sequence genomic segment:
- the LOC100275311 gene encoding uncharacterized LOC100275311 — translation MATAISFPRAPLVTPRACTPRRLVHVSAARASPPRGGGRVGRRSPTVPAVAGASSSSSGLAPDTSVPAWDALGGVSVLAAGTGNAVALTDLWDSAEGVAVVALLRHFGCFCCWELASVLKDAMAEFDSAGAKLIAIGVGTPEKARILADRIPLADSERWMAEWNFFLQYSKWRK, via the exons ATGGCGACGGCCATCTCGTTCCCGCGCGCGCCGCTGGTCACTCCCCGCGCGTGCACCCCCCGCCGGCTTGTCCACGTGTCGGcggcgcgcgcctctcccccgcGCGGAGGAGGGCGCGTCGGTCGCCGCTCCCCGACGGTCCCCGCTGTAGCGggagcctcctcctcctcctccggcttgGCTCCGGACACAAGCGTGCCGGCGTGGGACGCTCTCGGCGGCGTCTCCGTCCTCGCCGCGGGAACAGGCAACGCTGTGGCGCTGACGGACCTGTGGGACTCCGCCGAG GGGGTGGCCGTGGTTGCGCTGCTGAGGCATTTCGGGTGCTTCTGCTG CTGGGAGCTGGCCTCTGTTCTCAAGGACGCCATGGCGGAGTTCGACTCGGCGGGGGCTAAGCTGATCGCCATCGGCGTCGGAACCCCGGAGAAGGCTCGCATCCTCGCCGACCGG ATTCCGCTGGCAGATTCCGAAAGGTGGATGGCTGAATGGAATTTTTTTCTTCAGTATAGTAAATGGAGAAAGTAA